The genomic window CCTAAGGTGCTCAGGTATAGCGTTTGTTAGCTCTTTACAAACACTGATTAATATCTTCAAAGATTTGTCACGAAAAGAGGCACTGTTATTATGACTTCTTTTTACAAAGGATGAATGAAGGCAGCAAGGTTAAAGCCATTGAAAGCTTCCCTGCACTTTGGGTGTGCACAGAGTGATTTTTCAGTGCTTACAGCACAATACATAATTTTGGAAGCGTGAGACACAGTTTGTTGTGACCTGGGTTGCAGCTGTGAGAGCCTACTGACTTCTGCAAACCATGCTTCCCTGGGCCCCGTGTTTGCCActataaaaagtgaaaaacttTTATTCTGGTTAACACTGTTAGTCGCAGCTTTATTCTGGGACACACACCACTCCAGAGTGCCTGGAATGATGACCCTTGAGTTTACGTTGTTGCCTCACAGTCTGTAAGGTGTCATTCATCCAACTGTAAAAGCAGTGTTTCTGTCACAGCAGACCCATTTTAATCCAGGTTCTGCAATGTTGGTGCTGCAACGAGAGCAGCTGAGCCTTAGCAGACAGCAGCCTCGTCCATTGCACAGTCAGAACAAATTCCTACAGCACAGGCCATTCTTTGCCCCACATAAGGTAGGGAGTCCTGAGGGGGAACCGCAGGAGTTTGTAATCAGGTCATTAAAAGAGCTTGTGATAATATTCAGAGGGAGGCTGGTGTAAGGTTTCACAAGCAAATTGAATGtactttttcattctttactTTGCAAATGTAGGTTTCTTCTAACAATTTAAAGATATTGTCATagagtattttgaaaaagtCAGCAACTGGGAAAGGAGAGGTGTCTCTGAGTGAAAGCTCTGCCTGGGTCATCAACAGCACTAGGTACTTTATTTGGCAGGTCTCCAGCAGCTAAGCTCGCATTCTAGGTGGTGGCAatactttcacagaatcacagaatcactaattTCATCTCCTGAGCACTGGAGCAGGATAGACACACATACTTTGCTGGTGGATTTCACAGCCAGAGAAACAGTGCTTCTACTTCTGGTTTCAATTCCAGAAGCTAAAGGAAGTGGTGACAAaactttctctcctttttgtttttttctctttttcttttttttttttttggggggggggtggtggtggggaattTTCCCTTAtcttccttttgccttctgttcatttctgtctctgcttttcCATTCCAATGCATTATTTCCCTTGACTTCTAAAGGCTGTCATGTGCTGTGCCTTTCCTACTTCCAGAGAGAGCTCCTGCCTTTGCTCCCAGCCTCTGCTCATGATCCCTCACCTCTCCTGTTCCTGCCTGCCTCTTGTACCTTCACAGCCTCCACCTTCATAGGCGACTTAATTACATTAGATACAGATTCTTATTCTGTCCTCAGAAAGACAATAATATCTCAGCTCCTTTGAACACGGTATCAAGCAAATGATTATTAACATTCATGATCACTCTGTCATCAGGTCTGTGAGATGGGGAATGTTGGGTTACATAAAGCTTTAGCTCAAGGTTGTTGAGTTTTTTAATTGCATACATACTAAAGAAGATGTGTTTTGTTAAAGGCCTGTTGAAGGACTGAATCTTGTACTCAGAGCACAATGAGGTGAGGTCCATGAGTATCAGAGCCTGTGGGAGTTCCCCTGGAAGCCTAGTATTTGCCTTCAGACAGCTGGTTATATAGACACCCAGCAGGCTAAAAGAGTACTCAGCAAATATAGCATTGTCTTCCAGGTGAGCCAAGGCATGGGAACTTGTTGGCTTTGCGCCCTCCAGTTCGAAGAAAGTTGAACTGAAGCCATTGTATACCTTGAAGATAAAGTCAAAGACCTTGAAGCAGGCCTTTGGCTTATGAAAGTAAGCTGCACACTACACAGAAACTAGCTCTATTAATAAACTGCTTCTGTccccttctcctgctttttttgATCACCTGTTTTGCTCCTGTCTCTAACCACCCATAACTATTTAtcattttacatgttttctgtactttttaCCTCTATCCAAAATTCCTCACTGTTCCCACTGAGTTGAGGATGtttcttcccctctctgctctcttcaCAGCAGCAGTGGGAGCACTGAGGTCAGAGCAGggatcttctttccattctcattgcagaagctgctgcatgTGCAAGGCGAGCTGGGTCCTGCTCATGCAGCCCTGGCCTGCGCTGAACTGTCAGCTGTGCAAGTGGAGCATTTGTAGTAGCCAGAAGGTAGAAGCTGTTAGGACTTGGGAGGTgtttgagagagagaaactcGTATGTCTACTACTGTATGATATTGTTGATACCAAATgtacaaatacaatttttggATGTATACTGCTTGGATGAATCTTAGAAAGAACAGACAAAAAGCAAATCTCTGAAACTACTGTTTCCAttctcgttaggtcatgcagagagggaattagaaaggcaaaagcccagctagagctcaatctggccacggtcataagggataacaaaaaatgtttctataaatacattaacaacaaaaagagagccaaggagaatctccatcctttactggatgcgggagggaacatcatcatgaaggatgaggaaaaggctgaggtacttaatgccttctttgcctcagtctttaatagccagaccaggtatcctcggggtattcagctccctgagctggaagacaaggatggagagcaaaataaactccccgtgatccaggaggaagcagttaacaacctgctatgccacctggacactcacaagtatatggggcctgatgggattcacccaagggtgctgagggagctggcggaggagcttgccaagccactctccatcacttatcaacagtcctggttaacgggggaggtcccggatgactggaggattgccaacgtgacgcccatctacaagaaaggccagaaggaggacccggggaactacaggcctgtcagcctgacctcggtgccggggaagattatggagaggaTCATCTTGAtggcgctcacgggacacgtgcaggataaccaagggatcaggcccagccagcacgggttcatgaaaggcaggtcctgcttgaccaacctgatctccttctatgaccaggtgacccgccgaggggatgagggaaaggctgtggatgttgtctacctggactttagtaaagccttcgacactgtcccccacagtattctcctggagaagctggcgactcgtggcttagacaggtgcactatttgctgggtaaaaaactggctggatggccgagcccagagagttgtggtgaatggggtgaaatccagttggcggccggtcacaagcggagtcccccagggctcagttttggggctggtcttgtttaatatctttatcgatgatctggatgaggggattgagtgctccctcagcaagtttgcagacgacaccaagttgggcaggagtgttgatctgctcgagggtaggaaggctctgcagagggatctggacaggctggatcgatgggcccaggccaattggatgaagttcaacgaggccaagtgccgggtcctgcacttgggtcacaacaaccccatgcaacgctacaggcttggggacgagtggctggaaagctgacccgcagaaaaggacctgggggtgttggttgacagccggctgaagatgagccagcagtgtgcccaggtggccaagaaggccaacagcatcctggcctgtatcagaaatagtgtggccagcaggagtagggaggtgatcatgcctctgtactcggcgctggtgaggccgcacctcgaatgctgtgttcagttttgggcccctcaccacaagaaggacattgaggttctggagtgtgtccagagaagggcgacgaagctggtgaggggtctggagcacaagtcttatgaggagcggctgagggaactggggttgttcagtctggagaagaggaggctgaggggagacctcatcgctctctacagttacctgaaagggggttgcagagaggtgggtgctggtctcttctcccaagtgactagcgacaggacaagaggaaatggcctcaagttgtgccaggggaggttcaggctggatattaggaaaaatttcttaactgagagagtggtaacacactggaatagactgcccggggaggtggtggagtcaccatcactggaggtgttcaaggaacatgtggacgtggtttagtgggcatggtggtgttagttgatggttggactttatgatcttacaggtcttttccaaccttagtgattctgtggttcaCTAACACAAGCAACTAACCATGGAATAACCTGTTACTATGCACCACTTGATCTGTGGCAGTATTGTTGAACCATTTTAACaaaaacctactgaaaactgCTAGCCTGAAGGCTTCCCGTGGAAAGCATCAGTCCAAAAAGCttaatttctgaaaagtttGCTTAGCTCGTAACATAGGAAGGTGATTTGTGTTTACTGTTGAGGTTGTTACTTCCATGATCACTAGTACCCAGGGACTTAGTTTGTCTTGtttgggctttgcttttttccccttatttttaCAATTTATTCCGCAGTTACGgaagaagtgggaaaaaaatgtgtggtATTTAGTCAAAACAGTAGTAAGAGTAGTCAAAAAGGTAGTAAACTCTTCTTATTatttaaactacttttttccTTGACTGACTTTCTTTTAAAGTCCTTTGAACATCCATCTCTGTGTATGTAAATATGTGTTGATGTgtgcgtgtatatatatatgagttCTTTTTCTTATGATTTTAGCTTGACTTTCTAAGGAAGCGTGGATTAAGCTATCATACTCTTTGTCCTCCTGTCTGCCTACCTGCCTGTCAGTCCCCATTTGGTGAATTTGAGCCCCGTTGCCACAGAAAACTAGATTGGACCCTCTactgaaaaaagccagaaaTTAATTCCTCTAAGTTTCATGGAAACCATTGGGAGAGGAATGGGACAGGAAAGAGATACAAATAGCTTCCCATACTCCAGCTAAAGTATAAGCTCAATGTTTTTTTTATCCTGATGGATGACCAGTCAGCACACACATAGCTTGGCACCAGCCCCAACATGTGCTGCCTCCTCTCCAGCCACACAAGAGACAGCAAGATGTTGTGGGGCATGCCATAGCACACTTGGAGGTGGAGACGTGGAGCTCTTGCAGTGAGAGATGGAGGAACAGATTGTACACATCTGTAGGAAacaatatttcagcatttctgctgtCCAAGGAACATCTGCCATCTGTTTGTAGGGAAGTGAGGGTAATTATAAAAGGGTGCAGGGCGGGCTAAAGGGGAAAGGTCTTAAATATGTAGGAAACTGGGCTACGTTAGTTCTGCTGCTTATGGCATAACACAGTAGCTTTCAGCCTTTGTTATTCCCATCCTGGAAACAATCCTGAACAACAGCTTTTGTCTAGTCAACAAATTTTTTAATCATATTGTTCAGCTTCTTCTTCAGGGAAGGACTTTGTGAATACTGGGAGAGGGATTTAATGCCCACACTTTACTGCAAGACTTAGAAAAGGAACCTATAAGAAAGCAGTTAGTAAGGGGGAGCTTCATCAAGCAATTACAGCCAAGGACTAGAGTTCTCAGTGGAACACAAAAGAGGTTGGGATCAGGGAATGACATCCcaggaaaaggaaggatttATGCTGATCTTACCATTGATCAGCCTTTTATGTGTCTATTCATCTTCAATTGGTGGTGCACTGAATAAAATTTACCACtgccctttttttctgaaagcaaaaactTCTGGAAAGCCAAAAGCATATAGTATAGTTTTACACAGCTATAAAAATGCTCACTAGAAATAATATGGTTGAACCTAGCACAACTGGAAGGTACGCTGGTGCTCCTAGACAGTCTTTGAATATGTTAGACTAAAGGTTTTTGAAAGCATACAGAATCATGGAATGCTTagatttctctgcttttgattCTAAAATGTTACAAAATTACTTCATcatacaaaaaatatatatggttTACAAAGATGCATCAATGAtttgtttgaaatgtgtttAGCTCATAAAATCCTCTCAGCTCTTCAAAAATAGGTATTTGAGAGGACAGATGTCATCTGTTTCAAAGCCAGTCTGCCTTGATACATAGGTTTTCTAGAAGTAATACATTTAGGGTGGCCTCTCCTAGGATGGGCCTGAAGAAGAGCTCTTCAATAGCATCTGCATCAATGTCTTGAAGAGAGGTGATTAGCTGAAGAATCCAAGCAAACCTGCCTAGATTTCTATGGAACACCGTTGAGATAAACTCCATCAAGGCTTGCTGAGCTTCCTGCTGCAGTGTTTGTACATAGGGGAGACACTTTAGGACATGGCATCCTGtcaaaacaaaaggtaaaataataaataaatcttgAGTAAACGCTTTCATTCTGTGCCCTTCATAATGATGGGTGTCTGACTTTCTAGCTTATGGTACTACTTTCTctagaaaacaataaaaactttCTAAAcattctttttggaaaaagaagataCACGTAGTTCAATAATTTGAAGGAACATTGAGCAGCATTGTAAGCACATTGGAATCTAGCCCGTTACATTAAATCCAGCTTTGAAATGGTAACAGGAGGTAACTTTGACTCAGTACAGATGGAGAAGGTTTATAGTGTTGTCTACCCACCAAATGATGCTGAGACCTAGTCTGAGTAGGTGGAAACATTCCAGTTCTAATCTAAAATAGGTAGGTAACATCAGGAAGATGGAGGTGGTGGTTTGGAGCAGCGAGCAGGCTAGCAGTCTGAAGACATAGGTTTCcagtccccccagccccatctcccCCCTGTTCTTGCCTCTGCTTGCTAGACTAAGCTGGGGAACTATGGTTCACCATGCTATCTAGATATCTTCGTTTACAGTCTAAAAAGAGCATAAAGGTTCTCTGTGAGATGTATCATGACCCACAGGAGTAGGATAGATAATTgtatttcctggttttgtatTCCCTTTCCTCAGCCATTTCTGAAGAGGCAGAGGTCTCTGCCCTATGGAGTCATGGTCTTGAACCTCAGTCACATACCTACCACAGCACgtgacttcacagaatcacagaatcacagaatcactgaggttggaaaagacctgtaagatcatcaagtccaaccctccagggagggtgactccactacctccctgggcagcctgttccactgtgttaccactctctcagtaaagaactttttcctaatatccagtctgtatctcccctggtgcaacttgaggccatttcctcttgtcctgtcgctagtcacttgggagaagagaccaacacccacctctctgcaacctcctttcaggtagttgtagagcgtgataaggtctcccctcagcctcctcttctccaggctgaacaaccccagctccctcagccactcctcataagagCGCTCCTCATAACCTGCTGGCTCACTGAGGGTCTTTGTGGGTGCCAGGGCTCAGTCCAAAGGACACCCCATGTTTATCCTTTGCCTCTGGCGGGATTGTCTTGGCATGTAGCTCTCAGCaacctgttgcctcctgttgtCACCACCTGAGGATAACACCATCTTTTATATCCTAGAATTGCTGCAGTCTGGACAGGGGTAGCATGAATCCCCAAGTTTTGacttctgcctctcctgcctcccacgTCTTATTTTAATCTATCTCTCAGCACACGAGGCCCATTTAGCATCTTCTACAGTGACTAACTCCATACCTCCCTGGGATGGGATCTGAATAGCTTAGACCGGGGAGTGTTTCACACAGGATCATTTGTTTAAGTGTGGGAGGTTCAGCCTTCTTGCCTAGTGCCCTGTACTAAGGCAAAACCAAcctggttgggtttttttcagtctgtggCTGGCTGCTGTTTGTCAGTCTTCAGCATCTCTCTTCTCCCTAGACATCACTGCCAGAGGAGAAGAAGCCTCAGCAAAGCCTGCAACCATGCTAGCCAGAACTGAAGGGTTTGGAAAAGTCATCTTCTCCCCCAGGATTACCACCAGCTGCAAGCTGTGAGGATGGTTCCAAGTGTTAGATTTTTCATGGAAAGGAAGTTGTCAGGATTTTGTGTATTCAGGATGAAATTGCAATTGCTTATATCCCTTCAAATTTGCTTAATTTCCCCATTTGGTCTTCTTTTATATGTAATCAACCACTGgttttaatttacaaataatgAGAAACTTCTTGTTCTGAGATCCATTGTAATAATATTCAGTCAAACACATGTTTCCAGCTGAACTGGAGTGTCTTTTTTAACAGAAGTCCTGTCACAACCTTGATGGAgttacacatatatatatatataaaaaaaactccataaatatatctatatatggCACTGATACAATGACAGCACTGGTTTTCATGGTTCCCATCTCTTCACTGCGCAGTTCCCATTGCTTTTCAGACAATTATCAAAATCAGCAAGAGCAGTTTCACCTCACTCTGTGCTGTTCACACGTGGTGGGACAGTCCTACTTGCTCCTTCCTTTGACTTATTGCCTGGGTCCCAGAGAAGGCCTTGCAGCTGGACCCTTTACCCATACACACTTTAACCTCTCCGAAGCCACCTAGCCAAAGCACCCCTGTGAAGAGCAGGGATGGCAATATGTTCTGGAGAGTCTGGATTCAGTTGATGCAAGGCTGCCTATTTCTCCTCAGGGGTTAGGTGCACACTTTCTCCTTCGCAGGTTCTTGCTGGCCCAGATGTGGTCAATCAGTAACCCAGACCGAGCCTCCCGCACAGAAGTACTGAGCAGATCATGCTTTAGTGGGAGGACCTACAATCCATGCTGCCTGCCACCCTGTCCccaatgggatttttttataataGTAAGCACAATCTCTATGCCACAAGAGATCACTTAGGGCACAAGCAAAGCTCTGCCATGCTTGTTTGACATGCTTCTTGCCCAAGCACTGGCCAAGCTGTGCTGCCACAGCTGCATTTCTGGGCACCTCGTTGAACTCCAACTAATAACCAAGCTCTGGATTGCTCCGTGCCTCATCCTTCCCCTTTGCCTCAGCCAGTTTTGGTGGTCCTAACAGGAATAAAACATTCAGAGTGGGAGTCCACACAAGGTACTCCATGACCCAGGAGAGGGTTTATGCTGGTGGCTGCCTGAAATCCTCTTAGAAATGAGGCCTGCAAAATATTAAGATTTGGCCAAACATCAAGCCAAAACTAAGAGGGCAGCTGAAAATGTGCTGCATGTATGTAGAAAAATTTTTCTGAGTTTGGTGTAAAGTGTTcaaaaactatgaaaaatagTAGTTGTGAAACAACAGTTGTACAGCTTTGTTTGCAGCAAAACAGGTAGAGAAAGGGTGGTTTGGGCTGTGTATAAGCCCCAAGTACCTGTTTCAGCCCAGAGTTAGACTGTGACTCTTTGTTTCATCTGGAGTCAATCTAGGCTTAACTGAAGTCATCGCAGCCGCCTTCTGCAAACATGGAGAAAGGCACCTCCAGATAATAGGGTCATCCCACCTAAGAACTAGGGAGACCCCCTGAAACGATGGACAGTGTCTGCAGACAGCATGAAGGGCTGCTGGGCCTCTCATATGGCACCCCAAGGAAGCAGCAGGCGTTAGAAGGCACGAAACCAGAACATAAcgctgcttctgctgttttgtcCTTAAGTGAAAATCGCATTTTATCCACAGAGATAATAAAAATGCCTGCTAGTTAAACTGTGTAAGCCACTGCAGATGAGGGATTTCTCCTCTTACCATCACCCTGGATATAAccagtgggttttttcagtctgattttATTGTGAAGAACTGAGAAAATAACTTGCACTGAAACGAACTCCACTGGTTTGATGCTGCGGCATAGACACACAAGACAATACCAAACATCTGGATGACATTACATCTCAAGAATCAGAATTTGAATCCTATTGGAAACAAATATAAAGTCACTACAGCCTTTGAGCAGCCTATAAACCATTCACCACAACATATATCATGGAATAACTGAAGCATTCAAGTATCCTTTTGGTGCAGTCCCAAGTATAGCACACTGCTGACAGTGCAGCCAACAGCAATGATTGCAGTGGAAGGAGTCGGGGATCTGAGCCAGAGCAGACTGGAGTCAGTAAGTCTTTCCATTTACTTTAGTGGACTTAGAGCTCAGCTTTTAATGACTCATGCGCTCCGTGGTGCTGACCTAGGCAACCTTCCTCCCTAAAGAGGCTGAACTTGGCATCAGAAGTGAGAGGATGCAGTCACTAGTCTGAGTTTGCTCTGTGACTGCTGTCCCAGGCTTTGAATGTAAAGATACcaaagcataaataaataaataaaagctgtgtAACCTCACAGAATCGCAGAACGCAGTATCCTTTTGACTCATTGATGAAAATCAGGGGATGGAGATTATTTTATCTTCTCCAGTGTTCTTGCTACAGAGGAAGTCTTtgttaaaatacttaaattaaaaatctaattaaaatacTCACATCACATACCCATGTACCATCTCTCCTTTGCTGTACTACAGGTGAGGCTGCTGTATTTATTACTTTTGAATTGGAAATCAGTTCGAAGTGACATGGTTAATTCTTTATGACTTAAAATTTGTCTAATAGAAGCTGTTTTGGCTTACAGTGGGTGACCTACTGCACACATCCAAGGAACCTAAATAAACTACTTCAGGCAGAAAATCATTAAATTGTGGAATATAGATTTGTGAGAACATTTAGCTATATTCATAGAAAAGAGTAAAACTAAACATTTGTCtatatgcaaatgaaaacatcaaATGTCCTTCTTGGCACATAATCATCTGTGTGATTTCCAGGAGGACTTAccagaattaaaaagaacaattcCTTTAAGATAGGCATATTCTTTTGCACTTATGTCCAGGTCCCAGAATTTCCACAAtaaattcttcatcttctgaACTTCTGCTAAAGATGCTCCCAGTGACGAGCTGCCCAGTTCATTGCTAGCTGTCAAAGACCGATtgaggaggatttttttcaataaacTAGGGGCTGAAATCTCACTCAGGTCAAAATCCACCCCTTCTTGTGCCATTCCCAGAACAAAAAGAGGGGCCCAGTTCTGCTGTATGAGGACAAGCTGGTCCTCCCAAGGCACGTGATAAAAAGAAGGCAAGTTTCTAATAAAAGTTAAAGTCTTCAAGAGCACTTCAGAAGCTCTTCTGCACGTGGCTTCTGGTGTTTTCAGGACACCTCTTCTCCTGTCCATACAAGAGCAGCCCTTGCTTCCCGTGGAGTGGTGGGGACTGAGATACTGCTGGTGCCACTTGGTCTCACTTCCATGATCTTTGTTAAGGATCTGGTACAGGATGCTCTTAGCACGGTGTGTCTCACACTGACATTTCCCAAATTTCTCAGCTGGGATCTCGGTAGCCATAGAGCCAGAGTTCCCTGTGCCAGGAAACAGTGTGCGTGGAGCTATGCATCAACAGCAGGGGAGAGCATTTCTGCCACACAGCGAGGCATTGTGTACTTTTTATGTACACGGGCGGCTGAAAAGTAATATGACCCTGATCTGTAAAGTTACCTTGAACTTTATTTTCACCAGTCTGTTTCGAACGAGGCGGGGCTGCAGGCTGCCGGTGTCGCACAGGGCTGCCGCAGTCCTGGAGGAGCGGGAGGGCTCGCACCCACCGGCAGCGCGGGTGCTGCTCACCGCTGTGCCCCggtgcaggcaggctgtgcctGGCCTTCTGCCACCATGCCAgtggctctgtgctgctgccaccagcagTGGCATTTTTGCAAAGGCTGGCTGTATAACACATACAACCTGCGTGTGGGGGAAGCCCGGTGAAAACTATGATGCCGTAAGTGAAGAAGGAACAAGTTGACTCTGTTTTTACTGATACACTGACCTTGCCCGCTAGCTAATGCTCTGGAGTgcacagaaatacatttataCTTATGAATGAGGCTGTGGTAGCAGTCCCTTGAGtagatgcttttatttcttgtgaaaAGGAGCCACCCGAAGACGCTGTGGATGTCTACCATTACTCTTCACAGAGCACTTAACAGTGTTCATACTTTACGCTGTAGCTAATAGGACTATGACACCTATGTCAAGGAGTTCACAGGTGAAAGTCCCGGGGATGGAAATGCCATGTATAGGAATTATTTCACATTCCTGGGGGATTTGAGAGAAACTTTAGAAAAAGTCAGCTGCTATAGCTCATGACAATGTTATCTAGCTCCTGCATTTCACATATGATAATTTCAAACACAGAACATGCGGACTTCTCCCAGACTTGCTGTGTAATTAAATATTCTTCATACAAGCTgtggaaataaaactgattaaGAAAGAGAGCAAAATGGCAATTCGTGCTGTTGTATATGTGAACTTCTATAGCA from Gavia stellata isolate bGavSte3 chromosome 2, bGavSte3.hap2, whole genome shotgun sequence includes these protein-coding regions:
- the LOC104259529 gene encoding nuclear receptor subfamily 0 group B member 2-like, with the protein product MATEIPAEKFGKCQCETHRAKSILYQILNKDHGSETKWHQQYLSPHHSTGSKGCSCMDRRRGVLKTPEATCRRASEVLLKTLTFIRNLPSFYHVPWEDQLVLIQQNWAPLFVLGMAQEGVDFDLSEISAPSLLKKILLNRSLTASNELGSSSLGASLAEVQKMKNLLWKFWDLDISAKEYAYLKGIVLFNSGCHVLKCLPYVQTLQQEAQQALMEFISTVFHRNLGRFAWILQLITSLQDIDADAIEELFFRPILGEATLNVLLLENLCIKADWL